From one Peptoniphilaceae bacterium AMB_02 genomic stretch:
- the dnaJ gene encoding molecular chaperone DnaJ, producing the protein MRNLYEILEVEKTATHDEIKRSYRRLAKKYHPDLNPDDEDASEKLKEINLAYEVLSDSNKRSKYDTYGDAIFQGAGTTGGPGYGGGFEDIFGTIFNDFFGGYSGGTTGSRANRPYKGEDISTYITIEFNEAVFGTEKEISIRRRETCDVCDGTGAKPGTEKKTCPTCNGSGQVSFTQESPFGRFVRTSVCPECNGTGEIIEEHCEKCHGDSYIVKNRKINVKIVPGVDNETVIRVSGEGHAGVNGGPNGDLYVGISVKPHEFFIRRGLDIFYELPIRFTQAALGDEIEVPVLDGMEKLEIPSGTQSGKIFKLKGKGVPSPRSSAVGDIYITAQVVTPEKLTERQIELLKEFDEIEGVETKGKKKNFFDKVKDIFE; encoded by the coding sequence TTGAGAAATCTTTATGAAATTCTTGAGGTTGAAAAGACTGCAACTCATGATGAGATAAAAAGATCATATAGAAGACTTGCAAAAAAATATCATCCGGATTTAAATCCGGATGACGAAGATGCAAGTGAAAAATTAAAAGAGATAAATTTAGCTTATGAAGTATTAAGTGATTCTAATAAGAGATCGAAATACGACACTTATGGCGATGCTATATTCCAAGGGGCAGGTACTACCGGCGGTCCGGGATACGGTGGCGGATTTGAAGATATTTTTGGAACAATATTTAATGATTTCTTTGGCGGTTATTCGGGAGGTACTACCGGTTCGAGAGCCAATAGACCTTACAAGGGCGAAGATATTTCGACCTATATCACTATAGAATTCAATGAAGCCGTCTTCGGTACTGAGAAAGAAATAAGCATTAGAAGAAGGGAAACCTGTGATGTATGTGATGGAACGGGAGCGAAGCCCGGAACCGAAAAGAAAACATGCCCAACTTGTAATGGTAGCGGACAGGTAAGCTTTACACAAGAATCTCCATTTGGCAGATTTGTAAGAACTTCAGTTTGTCCGGAATGTAATGGAACGGGAGAGATAATTGAAGAGCACTGTGAAAAGTGTCATGGCGACAGTTATATAGTCAAGAACAGAAAAATAAATGTCAAAATAGTACCAGGCGTTGACAATGAAACAGTTATAAGAGTATCAGGCGAAGGTCATGCCGGAGTAAACGGTGGACCTAATGGAGATTTATATGTTGGAATTTCTGTAAAACCACATGAGTTCTTTATTAGAAGAGGATTGGATATTTTCTATGAACTACCTATAAGATTTACTCAAGCGGCTCTGGGAGATGAGATAGAAGTACCTGTACTTGACGGAATGGAAAAATTAGAGATACCGAGCGGTACTCAGTCCGGCAAGATATTCAAATTAAAGGGCAAAGGAGTACCGAGTCCGAGATCTTCAGCCGTTGGGGATATCTATATTACTGCACAGGTAGTAACGCCTGAAAAACTGACTGAAAGACAGATTGAACTACTAAAAGAATTCGATGAAATTGAAGGAGTAGAAACTAAAGGAAAGAAAAAGAATTTCTTTGATAAGGTCAAAGATATTTTTGAATAG
- the prmA gene encoding 50S ribosomal protein L11 methyltransferase, which translates to MKWIEVVLETPREIEELLIDKLYEYEIDGVNVEDDKLIFDMYESGTGWELIDLPEEKPGDSVNLKVFFNIDDYNSYIRAELHEYIERLDADVKIISEEILDNMDWANEWKKYFKVLKLGESIVIKPSWEEYEKNDGEIVIDIDPGMAFGTGTHASTAMCLKIMERQKIDGLDILDIGSGSGILSIAAAKLGAKSVTAIDIDPVCVKTTLENADLNNCSDIIIAKEADLTEGLDGKYDYALINIIAEVIVKLLDYLHNNLKTGSKLILSGIIEENTDMVIDKLNSTGYRVLELNRDSGWTAILAEYINA; encoded by the coding sequence ATGAAATGGATTGAAGTCGTTCTTGAAACGCCAAGAGAAATAGAAGAGTTGTTAATAGATAAGCTTTATGAGTATGAAATTGACGGCGTAAATGTAGAAGACGATAAGTTAATTTTCGACATGTACGAAAGCGGAACCGGATGGGAACTCATCGATTTGCCTGAGGAAAAGCCGGGAGATTCCGTAAATTTGAAAGTCTTTTTTAATATAGATGATTATAATTCATATATCAGAGCTGAACTTCACGAGTATATTGAAAGATTGGATGCAGATGTCAAGATTATTAGTGAAGAAATACTCGATAATATGGATTGGGCAAATGAATGGAAAAAGTATTTTAAAGTGCTTAAGCTTGGCGAGTCTATAGTAATCAAACCCTCATGGGAAGAATACGAAAAAAATGATGGAGAGATAGTAATTGACATAGATCCGGGAATGGCTTTCGGTACGGGAACCCATGCTTCTACTGCAATGTGTCTTAAAATAATGGAAAGACAGAAAATAGACGGACTGGACATACTCGATATCGGTTCGGGATCGGGTATTCTCTCAATTGCTGCAGCAAAACTAGGTGCGAAATCAGTAACGGCAATAGATATAGATCCGGTATGTGTAAAAACGACTTTGGAAAATGCAGATTTAAACAATTGCTCGGATATAATTATAGCCAAAGAAGCAGATCTCACTGAAGGACTTGACGGTAAATACGACTATGCACTAATTAATATAATTGCAGAAGTGATAGTTAAGTTATTAGATTATCTTCATAATAATCTTAAAACAGGTTCAAAACTAATCCTTTCAGGAATAATAGAAGAAAACACGGATATGGTCATAGATAAACTTAATTCCACAGGGTACAGGGTATTGGAGTTAAATCGTGATTCAGGTTGGACTGCGATTTTAGCGGAGTATATAAATGCATAG
- a CDS encoding ATP-binding cassette domain-containing protein: MSEIKVINAYKKYGSHTVLTDINLEFESGKIYGIIGRNGSGKTVLLKSICGLIRLTSGEVHVNGKVVGKDIDFPEEIGLIIETPGFLMNYTGVKNLQLLAEIKGKITRSEIEESIKRVGLDPKLKKNVGTYSMGMKQRLGIAQAIMEKPDILLLDEPMNGLDNDGVKEMRELFTSLKEEGVLMLLCSHNPDDIKLLCDHVYEIDKGIINQLY, translated from the coding sequence ATGAGTGAAATAAAAGTAATAAACGCATACAAAAAATACGGAAGCCATACAGTATTGACAGATATAAATTTAGAATTCGAATCCGGAAAAATCTATGGAATCATAGGCAGAAACGGATCCGGAAAAACTGTACTGCTCAAATCCATATGTGGGTTAATAAGACTTACAAGTGGTGAAGTACATGTAAATGGAAAAGTAGTAGGAAAAGATATAGACTTTCCTGAAGAGATAGGACTAATAATAGAAACGCCAGGTTTTTTAATGAATTATACTGGAGTGAAAAATCTTCAGTTATTAGCAGAAATAAAAGGAAAAATCACGAGAAGTGAAATAGAAGAAAGTATAAAAAGAGTGGGGCTTGATCCAAAACTCAAAAAGAATGTCGGAACCTACTCTATGGGAATGAAACAAAGACTTGGAATTGCACAAGCCATTATGGAAAAACCAGATATTCTCCTATTAGACGAACCGATGAACGGACTTGACAATGACGGAGTTAAAGAAATGAGAGAGCTGTTTACCTCATTAAAAGAGGAGGGTGTACTAATGCTTCTATGCAGCCACAACCCTGATGATATTAAATTATTATGCGACCATGTCTATGAAATTGATAAGGGGATAATAAATCAGCTTTATTAA
- a CDS encoding putative immunity/bacteriocin fusion bifunctional protein: MKKLLSIILALIIVCASSEAYATTKIRGIKKFVDREIHKSGYNLESRILTDEESDKLYEKVMNNENSKEFKEKLADNKYANIERQDIESIIITDKLTNDKVVLLHRLFQNNSGDIVFVQFMYLPDLDYLVSHISNKICLTENAIEEFSSGVYIAIDEKGNITGYDIGQRFTWPSFPQTLCWMGEALACGVYCGAIGVVNIPAGAVCGVVCGGLFLVACSGF, from the coding sequence ATGAAAAAATTACTGTCAATAATTTTAGCTCTAATAATCGTTTGTGCAAGTAGTGAAGCTTATGCTACTACGAAAATACGTGGGATAAAAAAATTTGTAGACAGAGAAATTCATAAAAGTGGATATAATCTAGAAAGCAGAATTCTAACAGACGAAGAAAGTGATAAATTATATGAAAAAGTTATGAATAATGAGAATTCAAAGGAATTCAAAGAAAAATTAGCAGACAATAAATATGCAAATATTGAACGTCAAGATATTGAATCAATTATAATAACTGATAAATTAACGAACGACAAGGTAGTGCTCCTTCATAGACTTTTCCAAAATAATAGTGGGGATATAGTGTTTGTACAATTTATGTACTTACCGGACCTTGACTATTTAGTATCTCATATATCTAATAAAATATGCCTGACTGAAAATGCAATTGAAGAGTTTTCTTCGGGAGTGTATATTGCCATTGATGAGAAAGGAAATATCACTGGTTATGATATTGGGCAAAGATTTACATGGCCTTCATTTCCACAAACTCTTTGCTGGATGGGTGAAGCATTAGCATGTGGGGTGTACTGTGGAGCCATAGGCGTCGTAAATATACCTGCTGGAGCAGTCTGTGGGGTTGTGTGTGGTGGCTTATTTTTAGTAGCTTGCTCAGGATTCTAA
- the grpE gene encoding nucleotide exchange factor GrpE, whose product MVEDKKYEENDSELVDEELVVEDEENVTEETEENTVEEAEVDETNEASSSDEAEELKMALIRLQADFNNYRNRVNKEKAQMIRFATESLIEKLLPVLDNFDRAIESCVDNPSIAEGFSLIRADLMKTLEAQGLEEIASDGAKFDPNLHNAVVMEDYDGESGIITETFQKGYKLGDRVIRASMVKVSK is encoded by the coding sequence TTGGTAGAAGACAAAAAATATGAAGAAAATGATTCTGAATTGGTCGACGAAGAATTAGTAGTCGAAGATGAGGAAAATGTGACTGAAGAGACAGAAGAAAACACGGTTGAAGAAGCAGAAGTAGACGAAACAAATGAAGCCTCAAGTTCAGACGAAGCTGAAGAATTAAAAATGGCATTAATAAGATTACAAGCAGACTTTAATAACTATAGGAATAGAGTTAATAAAGAAAAAGCTCAAATGATTAGATTCGCTACAGAATCCCTTATAGAAAAACTCCTTCCTGTACTCGATAATTTTGACAGAGCGATAGAGTCATGTGTTGATAATCCAAGTATAGCAGAGGGTTTTAGTTTGATTAGAGCGGATTTAATGAAAACACTCGAAGCTCAAGGCTTGGAGGAGATTGCTTCTGATGGAGCAAAATTCGATCCGAATCTTCACAATGCCGTAGTTATGGAAGATTATGATGGAGAGTCCGGAATAATTACGGAGACTTTTCAAAAAGGTTATAAATTAGGCGATAGAGTAATTCGTGCAAGTATGGTAAAAGTAAGTAAATAA
- the hrcA gene encoding heat-inducible transcriptional repressor HrcA yields MLDERKLSILYAIINSYILCAEPVGSRTISKQYDLGVSSATIRNEMSDLEGLGYLVKAHSSSGRIPSDKAYRHYVNYLLNELFLEKALEKTEISILLDKDFDAIESLIMNSAKVLSDITKYTALAIVSRQTDIVLKKLQLVDLTPVTLVLLIVYDNEDVKHHTMYLDEPIKSSSINILNNYINSKLVGKKLSEVPDKIDELISKGEGEYSKYLLYLKNIFVSQIDEMNQTQIIYDGVANIFNYPEYKDIDKAREFVDFLEAREGLADAIMDDDKEGLKISIGEENKLELLTELSIVSSIYGLSDNIHGRIGIIGPKRMDYSAVIMTILSLTEALESLSNRE; encoded by the coding sequence ATGTTAGACGAACGAAAGCTGAGCATATTGTATGCGATAATTAACAGCTATATACTATGTGCTGAACCCGTTGGATCAAGGACTATATCCAAACAATATGATTTAGGGGTAAGTTCAGCAACCATAAGGAATGAAATGTCTGATTTGGAAGGGCTTGGTTACTTAGTTAAAGCTCATTCATCTTCGGGTAGAATTCCTTCTGACAAGGCATATAGACATTATGTCAATTATCTACTAAATGAATTGTTTTTGGAAAAAGCTCTTGAAAAAACAGAGATTTCTATACTCTTAGATAAAGATTTTGATGCTATAGAATCTTTAATAATGAATTCTGCTAAGGTTCTTTCGGATATAACTAAGTATACTGCACTGGCGATAGTTTCCAGACAGACTGATATAGTCTTAAAGAAATTGCAGTTGGTCGACTTAACACCCGTGACATTGGTACTGCTGATAGTATACGACAATGAGGATGTTAAGCATCATACGATGTATTTGGATGAACCTATAAAAAGCTCTAGTATAAATATTTTAAATAATTATATTAATTCTAAACTGGTTGGAAAGAAATTGTCCGAAGTTCCCGATAAGATTGATGAACTCATTTCTAAGGGTGAAGGCGAATATTCAAAGTACTTATTGTATTTGAAGAATATTTTCGTATCACAGATAGATGAGATGAATCAAACTCAAATAATATACGACGGTGTTGCAAATATATTCAATTATCCGGAGTATAAAGATATAGATAAGGCAAGGGAATTCGTGGATTTCTTGGAAGCCAGGGAAGGATTGGCAGATGCAATTATGGACGATGATAAAGAAGGACTGAAGATCAGCATCGGTGAAGAGAATAAACTGGAACTGCTGACTGAGTTATCGATTGTTTCATCAATTTACGGACTTTCAGATAATATACATGGAAGAATCGGAATCATCGGACCTAAGAGAATGGACTACAGCGCAGTTATAATGACTATATTATCGCTGACTGAAGCATTAGAGTCCCTTAGTAATAGAGAATAG
- the dnaK gene encoding molecular chaperone DnaK encodes MSKIIGIDLGTTNSAVSVMEGGEAIIIPNAEGNRTTPSIVAFAKDGERLVGETAKRQAITNPDRTIMSIKREMGSDWKKEIDGKNYTPEEISAMILQKIKTDAENYLGETVSEAVITVPAYFTDSQRQATKDAGKIAGLEVKRIINEPTAAALAYGIDKEHDQHKIMVYDLGGGTFDVSILEVGDGVFEVLSTRGNNRLGGDDFDQELIDYIADEYKKESGIDLRQDATALQRLKDAAEKAKKELSTTLTSNVNLPFITAINGVPAHLNMDIKRAKFEELTAHLVDKTMTPVREALKDADLTPGDIEKILLVGGSTRIPAVQEAVKNLIGKEPQKDINPDECVAIGAAIQGGVLAGEVKDLLLLDVTPLSLGIETLGGVSTRLIERNTTIPTKKSQIFTTAADGQTSVDIHVLQGEREMAADNTTLGRFQLTGIPAAARGIPQIEVTFDIDANGIVNVSAKDLGSGKEQKITITASTKMSDDEIDRKVKEAEQFAEEDKKKKELIEAKNNGESIVYQTEKSLKDLGDKVDANEKSAVESKMAELKTALETDNVEDIKAKTDALTQEFYKISQKLYENTGEAQGAEGSEGAKAEEDVVDADYEVVDEDEK; translated from the coding sequence ATGAGTAAAATTATAGGAATTGACTTAGGTACTACAAACTCCGCAGTTTCCGTTATGGAAGGTGGAGAGGCAATAATAATCCCTAATGCTGAGGGAAACAGAACTACTCCTTCAATCGTTGCGTTTGCAAAAGATGGAGAGAGATTAGTCGGTGAAACAGCTAAGAGACAAGCAATAACAAATCCTGACAGAACTATTATGTCAATCAAGAGAGAGATGGGTTCTGATTGGAAAAAAGAAATAGACGGAAAGAACTATACACCTGAAGAAATCTCTGCAATGATTCTTCAAAAGATAAAAACAGATGCTGAAAATTATCTTGGTGAGACTGTTTCAGAAGCTGTAATAACCGTTCCTGCTTATTTCACTGACTCTCAAAGACAGGCTACTAAAGATGCAGGAAAAATAGCAGGCCTTGAAGTTAAGAGAATCATCAACGAGCCAACAGCTGCAGCATTAGCTTATGGTATCGATAAAGAACATGATCAACACAAAATCATGGTATACGACTTAGGTGGAGGAACTTTTGACGTTTCAATACTTGAAGTCGGTGATGGAGTATTTGAAGTACTTTCTACAAGAGGTAATAACAGACTTGGTGGAGACGATTTTGACCAAGAGTTAATTGACTATATAGCTGATGAGTACAAGAAGGAATCAGGCATTGATTTAAGACAAGATGCTACTGCATTACAAAGACTTAAAGATGCTGCTGAAAAAGCTAAAAAAGAGTTATCAACAACTCTTACTTCAAATGTCAACCTTCCATTTATAACTGCAATAAACGGTGTTCCTGCTCACTTGAACATGGATATTAAGAGAGCTAAATTTGAAGAGCTTACTGCACATCTAGTAGATAAAACAATGACTCCTGTTAGAGAAGCACTTAAAGATGCCGATCTTACACCTGGTGATATAGAGAAAATACTATTAGTAGGTGGTTCTACAAGAATACCTGCAGTACAAGAAGCAGTTAAAAACTTAATAGGAAAAGAACCTCAAAAGGATATCAACCCAGATGAATGTGTTGCTATCGGTGCAGCAATTCAAGGTGGAGTTTTAGCGGGAGAAGTAAAAGACTTGCTATTACTGGATGTTACTCCTCTATCCTTAGGAATTGAGACTCTTGGAGGCGTATCTACAAGATTAATCGAAAGAAATACTACAATACCTACTAAGAAAAGTCAGATATTTACAACTGCGGCTGATGGACAAACATCTGTAGACATCCATGTACTACAAGGTGAAAGAGAAATGGCAGCAGACAATACTACTCTAGGTAGATTCCAATTGACAGGTATTCCTGCAGCAGCTAGAGGAATTCCACAAATTGAAGTTACTTTTGATATTGATGCAAATGGTATAGTAAATGTTAGCGCTAAAGACCTTGGATCAGGAAAAGAGCAAAAGATTACCATTACAGCTTCTACTAAGATGTCAGATGACGAAATAGACAGAAAAGTTAAAGAAGCAGAACAATTTGCAGAAGAAGATAAGAAGAAAAAAGAGTTAATCGAAGCTAAGAACAATGGTGAAAGTATAGTATACCAAACTGAAAAATCACTTAAAGATCTTGGGGACAAGGTAGATGCCAATGAAAAATCTGCAGTAGAGTCAAAAATGGCTGAGTTAAAAACAGCACTTGAAACTGACAATGTAGAAGATATCAAAGCTAAAACTGATGCTCTAACTCAAGAGTTCTACAAGATTTCTCAAAAACTATATGAAAACACAGGTGAAGCACAAGGTGCAGAGGGATCTGAAGGTGCTAAAGCTGAAGAAGATGTCGTTGATGCTGATTATGAAGTAGTTGACGAAGACGAAAAGTAA
- a CDS encoding thioredoxin family protein: MTNESALKERAIESYLWLPFGGLIFMPLAAVYTFVYQKQSIYTSASIGILVPFIGFLLFALPCIFVTRKIPPFLKGKYKYISLLCVVITIAIVWANRTNEEIPRYRLEDTFSLLKNNDEIALIFTSVNCKYCKDMKNIYHRVANKHKKYPIAEVDLTGKVESDLLEFHNKYKIENISHIPVIIKFKGGEEIKRLVGMQKYSLVDDFIKNGSVDK, encoded by the coding sequence ATGACTAATGAAAGTGCATTAAAAGAAAGAGCTATAGAATCTTACCTTTGGTTACCTTTTGGGGGGCTAATTTTTATGCCTTTGGCAGCAGTTTATACTTTTGTATACCAAAAACAATCGATTTATACATCAGCATCAATAGGTATTTTAGTACCATTTATTGGTTTTTTACTTTTTGCATTGCCTTGTATATTTGTAACACGTAAAATCCCGCCATTTTTAAAAGGAAAATATAAATATATATCACTATTATGTGTAGTAATTACAATTGCTATAGTATGGGCAAATAGAACAAATGAAGAAATTCCAAGATACAGATTAGAAGATACTTTCAGTTTATTGAAAAATAACGATGAGATAGCACTGATATTTACATCTGTAAACTGCAAATACTGTAAAGATATGAAGAATATTTATCATAGAGTAGCGAACAAACATAAAAAATATCCTATAGCAGAGGTTGACTTAACAGGTAAAGTAGAAAGTGATTTATTAGAGTTCCATAATAAATATAAGATAGAAAATATAAGTCATATACCGGTAATCATTAAATTCAAAGGAGGAGAAGAAATTAAAAGGTTGGTAGGCATGCAAAAATATTCTCTAGTAGATGATTTTATTAAGAATGGGAGTGTAGATAAATGA